The Fimbriimonas ginsengisoli Gsoil 348 genome window below encodes:
- a CDS encoding Maf family protein: protein MNLPYPVVLASGSPRRRELLSQLVKEFEVVVSDVDESVLPEESAGDLAERLAGEKARAVSLLRPGALVIGGDTVVTLPGPERQILNKPNDVEEAVDMLRRLSGRAHQVITGVSVVWAYGAVAFQATTEVEFRKLTDEEIHAYVATGEPMDKAGAYAIQGGAGRFVQAVEGSMSNVIGLPIEALEDVLRNVFGAGE, encoded by the coding sequence GTGAATCTTCCGTATCCGGTCGTCCTTGCCAGCGGCTCGCCGAGGCGTCGTGAGCTACTCTCGCAACTCGTCAAGGAGTTTGAGGTGGTCGTGTCGGATGTCGACGAGTCTGTTCTTCCCGAGGAAAGCGCCGGCGATTTGGCGGAGCGGCTGGCGGGGGAAAAGGCCAGGGCCGTTTCACTTTTGCGGCCGGGGGCGCTGGTGATCGGGGGCGATACGGTGGTCACCCTTCCCGGCCCGGAGCGGCAAATCCTTAATAAGCCGAACGACGTGGAAGAGGCGGTCGACATGCTTCGCCGGCTTTCCGGCCGGGCACACCAGGTGATCACGGGTGTGTCCGTGGTTTGGGCGTACGGAGCGGTAGCGTTTCAAGCCACCACCGAGGTGGAGTTCCGGAAGCTGACGGATGAGGAAATCCACGCTTACGTAGCGACCGGAGAGCCGATGGACAAAGCGGGCGCCTATGCGATTCAGGGAGGGGCCGGCCGCTTCGTCCAAGCGGTGGAAGGTTCCATGAGCAACGTAATTGGCCTCCCGATCGAGGCGCTCGAAGATGTGCTCCGGAACGTATTTGGCGCAGGGGAGTAG
- a CDS encoding DUF1611 domain-containing protein, which yields MLERDQPLAIYMEGNAIGFPAKMGHGVIRYSPNPIACVIDSTRAGQEMRTLASLPRAVPIVSSVGEARALGAEVLVLGTAPGGGLVPPEWYPAIDEAVAVGMSVLNGLHDRLAPRYPNLAPGQWIWDVRVEPPGLQPAEGRARFLTNRRLLMIGTDMAVGKMTSGLEIHRVARQRGIKAEFVATGQIGITVTGRGIPLDAIRLDFAGGAVEAEVLRYADAELVVIEGQGSLIHPASSANLPLLRGAFPTHLVLCHRAGQKSLRRSEELIIPPLREVIQLYELVGEACGVFPRPKTVAVALNTFETTATEADEACRAIEGELGIPCVDPVRHGADRLVDAVMA from the coding sequence ATGCTTGAGCGCGACCAGCCGCTGGCGATCTACATGGAAGGGAACGCGATCGGCTTCCCGGCCAAGATGGGTCACGGCGTGATTCGATACTCGCCTAATCCGATCGCCTGCGTCATCGACTCGACCCGGGCGGGGCAGGAGATGCGCACGCTCGCCAGCCTCCCCCGGGCGGTCCCGATCGTCTCCAGCGTCGGCGAAGCGCGCGCCTTGGGCGCCGAAGTGTTGGTCCTCGGGACCGCACCGGGCGGCGGGCTCGTACCGCCCGAGTGGTATCCCGCGATCGATGAGGCCGTGGCCGTCGGAATGAGCGTGCTGAACGGACTCCACGACCGGCTCGCCCCCCGGTACCCGAATCTTGCCCCGGGGCAGTGGATTTGGGATGTCCGAGTCGAACCGCCCGGCCTCCAACCAGCGGAAGGACGAGCCCGCTTCCTTACCAACCGCCGTTTGCTCATGATCGGAACCGACATGGCGGTTGGAAAGATGACGTCGGGTCTGGAGATCCATCGCGTTGCGCGCCAACGCGGCATCAAAGCTGAATTTGTGGCGACGGGGCAGATCGGCATCACCGTTACGGGACGGGGCATCCCGCTGGACGCCATCCGCCTTGACTTCGCGGGCGGCGCGGTGGAGGCGGAGGTCCTCCGGTATGCCGACGCCGAGCTGGTCGTCATCGAAGGCCAGGGCTCGCTAATCCACCCTGCGAGCTCCGCGAACTTGCCGCTGCTGCGCGGGGCCTTCCCGACCCACCTCGTCCTTTGCCATCGAGCAGGGCAGAAAAGCTTGAGGCGCTCGGAAGAGCTCATCATTCCACCCCTTCGCGAAGTTATTCAGTTGTATGAATTGGTCGGCGAGGCGTGTGGCGTCTTCCCGCGGCCGAAGACGGTGGCGGTCGCTTTAAACACCTTCGAGACGACCGCGACTGAGGCGGACGAAGCGTGCCGGGCGATAGAGGGAGAACTCGGAATTCCATGCGTCGATCCGGTCCGCCACGGAGCCGATCGCCTGGTCGACGCCGTCATGGCCTAG
- a CDS encoding quinone-dependent dihydroorotate dehydrogenase, producing MSLYKSVLRPLAFRMDPERVHEMAMGMLRRGLIRAKPFADSRLEQDLFGVHFPNPLGLAAGFDKNAVALEQWHRLGFGFVECGTITYHAQPGNPRPRMFRVPEAQGLINRLGFNNEGAEALATRLGAARPSIPVGINLGKSKVTPLEDAAKDYQASFRLLHRFGAYFVVNVSSPNTPGLRSLQERSALTEILASLREVDATRPMFVKVAPDLELSALDEVLEVAVEAGLTGLIATNTTISRDMIARDPGETGGLSGAPVRAKSNLVLAHLARNAPKEMTLIGVGGILTAEDLYEKIRLGAHLCQLYTGWIYGGPQMIPSVLEQLVTLMDREGVKRLGEVRGSLL from the coding sequence ATGAGTCTCTATAAGTCCGTCTTGCGGCCGCTTGCTTTTCGGATGGATCCGGAGCGGGTGCATGAGATGGCGATGGGGATGCTTAGGCGGGGGCTGATCCGGGCGAAGCCGTTTGCCGACTCGAGACTCGAACAGGATCTTTTCGGCGTTCACTTTCCAAACCCGCTTGGATTGGCGGCGGGGTTCGACAAGAACGCGGTGGCCCTCGAGCAGTGGCACCGGCTCGGCTTTGGATTCGTGGAGTGCGGAACGATTACTTATCACGCCCAGCCGGGAAACCCTCGGCCGCGCATGTTTCGGGTTCCAGAAGCCCAGGGGCTGATTAATCGGCTAGGGTTTAACAACGAAGGGGCGGAGGCGCTGGCGACCCGGTTGGGGGCGGCGCGACCCTCGATCCCGGTCGGAATAAACTTGGGCAAGTCGAAGGTCACCCCCTTGGAGGATGCGGCCAAGGATTACCAAGCTTCGTTCCGACTCCTCCACCGGTTCGGCGCCTACTTCGTGGTGAACGTCTCCTCACCGAATACTCCCGGGCTGCGCAGCCTGCAGGAGCGCTCCGCGCTTACCGAGATATTGGCCTCCCTCCGCGAGGTCGACGCCACTCGTCCGATGTTCGTCAAGGTTGCGCCCGATCTAGAGCTCTCGGCGCTCGACGAGGTGCTCGAAGTCGCCGTGGAAGCAGGCCTAACCGGGCTCATCGCGACCAATACGACGATCTCCCGTGACATGATCGCGCGTGATCCAGGGGAAACCGGGGGGCTGTCGGGAGCGCCGGTCCGCGCGAAGTCGAATCTCGTATTGGCCCACCTGGCCCGAAACGCGCCCAAGGAAATGACCCTCATCGGGGTCGGCGGCATCCTCACCGCCGAGGACTTATACGAGAAGATCCGCCTTGGCGCCCACCTATGCCAGCTCTATACCGGCTGGATCTACGGCGGCCCGCAAATGATCCCGTCCGTTTTGGAGCAACTGGTTACTCTTATGGATCGCGAAGGGGTGAAGAGGCTGGGCGAAGTCAGAGGAAGCTTGCTCTAG
- a CDS encoding PD40 domain-containing protein: MKSLLTILAGLALCAGMTGCRSYQADVSPDGRSVAVVTDKGVTIGPADGGKSRLVLKGAYDSPRYSPNGRFVAVHATKSKTVLIDPRTGQSTTLSTALEPPYAWRPDSSELLGWRAPGRASVLNVGKRIVVRGMDIPRPLDLVWFDDGSLALKYSGSVAYWHGGATKTIPTQLASVSALTGNSRSLVWMETTEGGGSDLPHEKSILRSYDLKTGAISTLRETPDIANLLGGKRYFCPTAFSISPDGDRLAFAGFEDLSPPGILDQLLAVQRSRVSDPKNRALKEKENSFLSQVRMRVVTATTSIRNGGFVEVAHSPTMGSSKKRLEPQWDWGCPNDIRWARNGQSISVAYTSGAQVLRLN, from the coding sequence ATGAAAAGCTTGTTGACAATCCTCGCCGGCCTGGCGCTTTGCGCCGGGATGACCGGTTGCAGGTCTTACCAGGCCGATGTCTCCCCGGACGGACGGTCCGTGGCCGTCGTGACAGATAAAGGGGTTACGATAGGTCCGGCGGATGGCGGCAAGAGCCGTCTCGTTCTAAAAGGGGCATATGACTCGCCTCGCTATTCGCCGAATGGCCGCTTCGTAGCGGTACACGCTACGAAGTCCAAGACCGTCCTGATCGATCCAAGGACGGGACAAAGCACGACGCTGTCGACGGCATTGGAACCACCCTATGCTTGGCGCCCGGACTCGTCGGAGTTGCTGGGTTGGAGGGCTCCGGGACGAGCCTCTGTCCTGAACGTCGGCAAACGAATCGTCGTTCGAGGAATGGATATTCCCCGGCCACTCGACCTCGTTTGGTTCGACGACGGCAGCCTCGCGCTCAAATACTCGGGCAGCGTAGCCTACTGGCACGGTGGGGCAACGAAGACCATTCCCACTCAATTAGCAAGTGTGAGTGCGCTGACGGGTAATTCGCGAAGTTTGGTCTGGATGGAAACGACGGAAGGTGGAGGCTCGGACTTACCGCATGAGAAGAGCATCTTGAGATCGTACGATCTCAAGACCGGGGCGATCAGCACGCTCAGGGAAACGCCGGATATCGCCAACTTGCTGGGTGGGAAGAGGTATTTCTGCCCCACTGCCTTCTCGATCTCGCCCGATGGCGACCGTCTCGCGTTCGCGGGCTTCGAAGATCTGAGCCCCCCAGGAATCCTGGATCAACTGCTAGCCGTCCAGCGGAGTCGGGTAAGTGACCCGAAGAACAGGGCACTGAAGGAGAAGGAAAACTCTTTCTTGAGCCAGGTGCGCATGAGGGTCGTTACGGCGACGACGTCGATCCGCAATGGCGGCTTCGTCGAGGTCGCCCATAGCCCTACGATGGGTTCGAGTAAGAAGAGACTGGAGCCGCAATGGGACTGGGGCTGCCCGAACGACATTCGCTGGGCCAGAAACGGCCAGTCGATCTCGGTTGCGTACACGAGCGGAGCCCAGGTCTTGCGCCTAAACTGA
- a CDS encoding potassium channel family protein: protein MFLATLIGVLCVLVVLVDAFETIILPRTVMRRLRMSNVFFDVAGNIYRYIGRMRDCQRKKMLLVAFAPLTLLGLISLWAALIILGWALIYWSLGIHFSGPTMTPMSGLYLSGVTFFTLGYGDIVPTDVIGRGLAVLEAGVGFGFLALVIGYVPVLYTGFSRREVQMLRLDSKAGSDPMGAEILHRYSEADCMDKLPELLKDWERFGAESLESYLSYPLLAYYRSQHDDQSWLKSLTAILDACALIEMGFEDEAPWIKEVRFEARSTFAMGRHVIVDLAYILDVPPTAGELTRLSPEGLAQIRARLDADGLRLRRGPEADRHLTEIRRIYEPYVQGLAQALILDLPQWCDPVEHVDNWQTSAWEGAAHF from the coding sequence ATGTTCCTCGCTACCCTAATCGGTGTTCTCTGCGTGCTCGTCGTGCTCGTCGACGCCTTCGAGACGATCATATTGCCGCGCACGGTGATGCGGCGGCTGAGGATGTCGAACGTCTTCTTCGACGTCGCCGGCAACATCTACCGGTACATCGGGCGGATGAGAGACTGCCAGCGGAAAAAGATGTTGCTGGTGGCCTTCGCACCGCTTACCCTCCTCGGATTGATCTCACTTTGGGCCGCGCTCATCATCCTCGGATGGGCTCTAATTTATTGGAGCTTGGGCATCCACTTCAGCGGTCCCACGATGACCCCGATGAGCGGGCTCTACCTCAGTGGTGTCACCTTCTTCACCCTCGGCTACGGTGATATCGTCCCTACCGACGTGATCGGGCGCGGTCTCGCGGTCTTGGAGGCCGGAGTTGGGTTCGGCTTCCTGGCCTTGGTGATCGGTTACGTCCCGGTGCTCTACACCGGATTCTCCCGGCGCGAAGTGCAAATGCTCCGGCTCGACAGTAAGGCTGGCTCAGATCCGATGGGAGCCGAAATCCTTCACCGCTACTCAGAGGCGGACTGCATGGACAAACTGCCCGAGCTGCTGAAAGATTGGGAGCGGTTCGGCGCCGAGTCGCTGGAGAGCTATCTCTCCTATCCTCTGCTCGCCTACTACCGTTCTCAACACGATGACCAGTCTTGGCTCAAATCGCTCACCGCAATCCTCGACGCCTGCGCATTGATCGAAATGGGATTCGAAGACGAAGCGCCTTGGATCAAAGAGGTCCGCTTTGAAGCGCGCTCCACGTTCGCGATGGGCCGACACGTTATCGTCGACCTCGCCTACATCCTCGACGTCCCGCCTACCGCCGGTGAGCTGACGCGCCTAAGCCCCGAGGGACTTGCGCAGATCCGGGCGAGGCTGGATGCCGACGGGCTTCGTCTGCGCCGCGGACCCGAAGCCGATCGGCATCTGACCGAGATTCGTCGCATCTACGAGCCGTACGTTCAAGGACTTGCCCAGGCGCTGATCTTAGACCTGCCCCAGTGGTGCGACCCGGTCGAACACGTCGACAACTGGCAAACCAGCGCCTGGGAAGGCGCCGCCCACTTCTAG
- a CDS encoding DegT/DnrJ/EryC1/StrS family aminotransferase, producing the protein MRVPFYDIKAQYDELAAPLDKVVHEVISSGVYALGPHHNALEREIAELHGCKHGIALNSGTDALRIMMDAQGIGPGDEVITTAFTFVASTETIVQTGATPVFVDVDPSTFMIDTSLIDAAVTERTKAILPIHLFGQLCDVRGVTAAAERNSLVVLEDAAQAIGCTYEGTPSGNFGVAAGFSFYVTKNLGAAGDAGMIVTNDDEYAARARAIRIHGMGRERYYYDYVGYTSRMDEIQAAVLRVKLQRMAAWNERRAEIAAIYLDRLSGLDLPLPSIQPGNNHTWHQFAVTTPRRNELMPFLRERQVDSMIYYPVPLHFHAPYARFGGGEGSLPETERISREVLNLPIHPHLTDEQVEHVARSVVDFFA; encoded by the coding sequence ATGAGAGTCCCGTTCTACGATATCAAGGCCCAATACGACGAATTGGCCGCGCCTTTGGACAAGGTCGTCCACGAGGTGATTTCCAGCGGTGTGTATGCCCTGGGCCCCCATCACAACGCCCTGGAGCGGGAAATTGCGGAGCTCCACGGATGCAAGCACGGCATCGCGCTGAACTCGGGAACGGACGCGCTCCGGATCATGATGGATGCCCAAGGGATCGGTCCCGGCGACGAAGTGATCACCACTGCTTTTACGTTTGTCGCGAGCACCGAGACGATCGTGCAGACCGGGGCGACGCCGGTCTTCGTCGATGTCGACCCGTCGACGTTCATGATCGACACCTCTCTGATCGACGCGGCGGTCACCGAGAGGACCAAGGCGATCCTTCCGATCCACCTGTTCGGGCAGCTCTGTGATGTCCGCGGGGTAACCGCCGCGGCGGAGCGAAATAGCTTGGTTGTGCTCGAGGACGCCGCCCAGGCCATCGGTTGCACCTATGAGGGAACCCCCTCCGGTAACTTCGGCGTTGCCGCCGGATTTAGCTTTTACGTCACCAAAAACCTCGGCGCCGCCGGCGACGCGGGAATGATCGTTACCAACGATGACGAGTACGCCGCGCGGGCGCGCGCGATCCGGATCCATGGCATGGGTCGGGAGCGGTACTACTACGACTACGTTGGCTATACGTCGCGAATGGACGAGATCCAAGCCGCGGTGCTGCGGGTAAAGCTCCAGCGGATGGCGGCTTGGAACGAGCGCCGGGCCGAGATTGCCGCCATTTATCTCGATCGCCTGTCCGGGTTGGATCTACCTCTCCCCTCGATCCAGCCGGGAAATAACCACACCTGGCACCAGTTCGCGGTGACGACGCCCCGCCGAAACGAGCTGATGCCGTTCCTGAGAGAACGGCAAGTCGACTCGATGATCTACTACCCGGTCCCGCTCCACTTCCATGCTCCCTACGCCCGGTTCGGCGGCGGCGAAGGCTCGCTTCCGGAAACCGAGCGCATCTCCCGAGAAGTCCTGAACCTGCCGATCCACCCTCACCTGACGGACGAGCAGGTGGAGCATGTCGCCCGCTCGGTCGTAGATTTCTTCGCATAA
- a CDS encoding glycoside hydrolase family 2 protein codes for MQTTYLHSGWEFIERGAEGRSVGTVKPEWLPAQVPGHVHLDLVANGVIADPFVRMNELGCQWVDLADWVYRTSFEWEPQEDFPKRVLRFEGLDTVCSIYLNDEKLTEHDNMFVPLELDVTGKLKEGRNDLRVEFESAVRVGNKRKKEYFAEQNLGENVDRLDDRSFIRKAQYMFGWDWGPRLVSCGIWRPVSLLEFAGRIVDVHAKVSKKDGDIYVIDVSSEIEGEGAVIHCLAGIGCHVGDGSFVLKSPLLWSPDQPYSLTLTSGLMPADADLMPFQVDLDEAEDDEERLEAGVIQAGLLSEDAMDVWETNVGVCEIKLKQEPDVYGESFEFEVNGQPIWARGANWIPDHSFPSVVDAARLRDRLEKAVDMGFNMLRVWGGGLYETDEFYDLCDELGILVWQDFAFGCAYYPDTGAWKDVIAREAEVNIKRIRNHPSLALWCGNNENHEMFFNQWGGPAVQPPRYYGSNLYDEVLPAAVEAFDKGRSYIASSPIGTPPDESVVDAKRRGPNADGYGDQHNWDVWHGRGDWKYYADSKGRFSSEYGFASSCSASVWAKTLDETDWDPHSPVVKWHDKTAKGHDTFHGYVELHYPKSETLEDWVYYSQLNQRDALRLGVEHYRRSPFCRGSLIWQLNDCWPVQSWAIMDCDGNYKALGYELRRLYADWMLSLERQNATVRLHACNDSIFPWEFGVAIEAYNTLSGELIEVWAGEAGLEPDSRGVVLEVDLTGLNVSETILVASATDTAPTWMLLGEPKNMRLAPPALLTVSTHSAGVLRIATTAPVFDLMLTSDGDPSPFRDNFITSFDEVIEVRCDKLPESIEARSLAGHHRIKTTRSPV; via the coding sequence ATGCAGACGACGTACTTGCACTCCGGTTGGGAGTTCATCGAGCGGGGGGCGGAGGGGCGGAGCGTGGGGACAGTGAAGCCGGAGTGGCTGCCGGCGCAGGTGCCGGGGCATGTCCACCTCGACCTCGTCGCTAATGGCGTGATCGCCGATCCGTTCGTCCGGATGAACGAGCTGGGGTGCCAGTGGGTGGACCTCGCCGACTGGGTCTACCGAACCTCCTTCGAATGGGAACCACAGGAGGATTTCCCGAAACGCGTCCTCCGATTCGAGGGACTCGATACCGTCTGCTCGATCTACCTGAACGACGAGAAACTCACCGAGCACGACAACATGTTCGTGCCGCTCGAGCTCGACGTCACCGGCAAACTCAAGGAAGGCCGAAACGACCTGCGCGTCGAATTCGAGTCCGCGGTACGGGTCGGAAACAAGCGGAAGAAGGAGTATTTCGCCGAGCAGAACCTCGGAGAGAACGTCGACCGTTTGGACGATCGTTCGTTCATTCGAAAGGCCCAATACATGTTCGGCTGGGACTGGGGTCCCCGTCTTGTCTCTTGCGGGATCTGGCGTCCAGTTAGCCTGCTAGAATTCGCGGGCCGGATCGTCGACGTCCATGCCAAAGTCTCCAAGAAAGACGGAGACATCTACGTCATCGACGTGAGTTCGGAAATTGAAGGAGAGGGGGCTGTCATCCACTGCCTGGCCGGCATCGGCTGCCATGTCGGCGATGGCTCGTTCGTACTCAAGAGCCCACTCCTGTGGAGTCCGGACCAGCCTTACAGCCTCACTCTAACCAGCGGCCTGATGCCCGCGGACGCCGACCTCATGCCATTCCAGGTCGACCTCGACGAAGCCGAGGACGACGAAGAGCGATTGGAAGCCGGCGTCATTCAAGCCGGGCTTCTAAGCGAAGACGCCATGGACGTTTGGGAGACCAACGTCGGCGTTTGCGAGATCAAGCTGAAGCAAGAACCGGACGTGTACGGCGAGTCGTTCGAATTCGAAGTGAACGGCCAACCCATCTGGGCGCGCGGCGCCAACTGGATCCCCGATCATTCGTTCCCCTCCGTAGTCGACGCCGCCCGCCTGAGAGACCGGCTCGAAAAGGCGGTCGACATGGGGTTCAACATGCTTCGCGTCTGGGGCGGTGGGCTCTACGAGACCGACGAATTCTACGACCTCTGCGACGAGCTCGGGATCCTCGTTTGGCAGGATTTTGCCTTCGGCTGCGCCTACTATCCCGACACCGGAGCTTGGAAAGACGTGATCGCCCGCGAGGCCGAGGTCAACATCAAGCGAATCCGCAACCATCCGAGCCTCGCGCTCTGGTGCGGCAACAACGAGAACCACGAGATGTTCTTCAACCAGTGGGGCGGCCCCGCCGTCCAGCCACCACGCTACTACGGCAGCAACCTGTACGACGAGGTTCTGCCCGCCGCGGTGGAAGCGTTCGACAAGGGGCGCAGCTACATCGCGTCCTCCCCCATCGGTACTCCGCCCGACGAGTCCGTGGTCGACGCCAAGCGCCGGGGACCGAACGCCGACGGCTACGGTGACCAGCACAACTGGGACGTGTGGCACGGCCGCGGCGACTGGAAGTATTACGCTGACTCCAAGGGCCGCTTCAGCAGCGAATACGGATTCGCCTCCTCCTGCAGCGCCTCGGTGTGGGCCAAGACCCTAGACGAGACGGACTGGGATCCTCACTCGCCCGTCGTCAAGTGGCACGACAAGACGGCCAAAGGTCATGACACCTTCCACGGTTACGTGGAGCTGCACTATCCGAAGAGCGAAACGCTGGAAGACTGGGTCTACTACAGCCAGCTCAACCAGCGCGACGCCCTACGCCTCGGCGTGGAGCACTATCGCCGCTCGCCGTTTTGCCGTGGTTCCCTGATCTGGCAGCTTAACGACTGCTGGCCGGTCCAAAGCTGGGCGATCATGGATTGCGACGGCAACTACAAGGCGCTCGGCTACGAGCTCCGGCGCTTGTACGCGGACTGGATGCTCTCCCTCGAACGACAGAACGCCACGGTACGCCTTCACGCCTGCAACGACAGCATCTTCCCCTGGGAGTTCGGCGTTGCCATCGAGGCTTACAACACGCTCAGCGGCGAGCTTATCGAAGTCTGGGCCGGCGAAGCTGGGTTGGAGCCCGACTCGCGCGGAGTCGTTTTGGAGGTCGACCTCACCGGGCTCAACGTCAGCGAGACGATCCTCGTCGCCTCCGCCACCGATACCGCCCCGACCTGGATGCTGCTCGGCGAGCCGAAGAACATGCGGCTAGCGCCCCCTGCGCTGCTAACCGTTTCCACTCACTCCGCCGGCGTGCTCCGAATCGCCACCACCGCTCCGGTCTTCGACCTCATGCTGACGTCGGACGGCGACCCCTCCCCATTTCGGGATAACTTCATCACCTCCTTCGACGAAGTCATCGAAGTCCGTTGCGACAAACTCCCCGAGTCGATCGAAGCCCGCTCCCTCGCCGGCCACCACCGTATCAAAACGACGAGGTCGCCGGTGTAA
- a CDS encoding dipeptide epimerase, with protein MRAAFEIRELVKLYPLMISRGLMTSSDNLFVTVTDGTHTGIGELSPATGSAWTAERGQAQLEAFTAGGIATNPHDNYAAMREANIDPPAMAALDTALWDLLAKQAGMPLYRLLGLPKRGVPTSVTIGINPPEVTRERVPEILRSTGAKCLKIKLGSPQGREHDKAHFLAAAEAAAPFQAKLRVDANGGWTVAEAIAMIQWLAEQGVDYVEQPLAEGQEAGLPEVFASRPIPIFVDESIRFSEDVPKIADRADGVNLKLMKCGGITEAVRIVAAARAHGLKTMIGCMSESSVAIAAGAAIGALFDYIDLDSHLNLNPDPAGGASIVDGVIVPSDAPGHGAFLNA; from the coding sequence ATGCGTGCCGCGTTTGAGATTCGAGAGCTGGTGAAGCTCTACCCCTTGATGATCAGCCGGGGGTTGATGACCTCGTCAGACAACCTGTTCGTTACCGTAACCGATGGAACCCACACCGGGATCGGCGAGCTCTCGCCGGCAACCGGATCGGCATGGACGGCCGAGCGCGGCCAAGCCCAGCTCGAAGCGTTCACCGCCGGCGGCATCGCCACAAACCCGCACGACAACTACGCGGCGATGCGCGAGGCGAACATCGATCCGCCCGCGATGGCGGCGTTGGACACGGCGCTCTGGGACCTGCTGGCAAAGCAAGCGGGGATGCCGCTCTACCGGCTTCTCGGCCTGCCCAAACGGGGCGTGCCGACCAGCGTCACCATCGGCATCAACCCTCCGGAAGTCACTCGCGAACGCGTGCCCGAGATCCTTCGCAGCACTGGAGCGAAGTGCCTCAAGATCAAGCTCGGTTCTCCCCAGGGGCGGGAGCACGATAAAGCGCATTTCCTTGCCGCCGCGGAAGCGGCGGCGCCGTTCCAAGCCAAGTTGAGGGTGGACGCAAACGGCGGCTGGACCGTCGCGGAGGCGATCGCGATGATCCAATGGCTCGCCGAGCAAGGTGTCGACTACGTCGAACAGCCTCTGGCCGAAGGACAAGAAGCCGGTTTACCGGAGGTTTTCGCAAGCCGCCCGATCCCAATCTTCGTCGACGAATCGATACGGTTTTCGGAGGACGTGCCGAAGATCGCCGACCGGGCCGACGGGGTCAACCTGAAGCTGATGAAGTGCGGGGGGATTACCGAGGCGGTCCGCATCGTCGCCGCCGCGAGAGCGCACGGGCTCAAGACGATGATCGGTTGCATGAGCGAGTCGAGTGTGGCGATCGCCGCCGGCGCCGCCATCGGCGCGTTGTTCGACTACATCGACCTCGACAGCCACCTGAACCTGAACCCCGACCCCGCCGGTGGAGCGAGCATCGTCGACGGGGTTATCGTTCCGAGCGACGCCCCCGGGCATGGAGCGTTCCTGAATGCTTGA